A section of the Pochonia chlamydosporia 170 chromosome 2, whole genome shotgun sequence genome encodes:
- a CDS encoding cytochrome P450 family protein (similar to Metarhizium acridum CQMa 102 XP_007813705.1) translates to MAQLSPELHKKYGDTVRIGPNELWFNTTEAFDKIYSTGKGFEKSDFYLATALTRPSIDWRFNANFEDTLDLLSEREMKRYRLQRRLIGRVYSVANVAKYEDAIAATLDNVVKRLTELEGQELDLKEWMHIITVECLGAAVLSWSPGLLRDGTDWGTLSHSFQGWRRKCLFGVFPTMKKLEQLSPNLGKAFASLWGVAYRTPANFKSFFPAVLRNVVRRLTASLRPNPPKDKRVDLLNDLVQLHKDKPEFSQLYLRKMAVTNFGAGHETMASTLTASVAMIASHMDVQKQIALELRTAEGKGAFVYATSNRFPYTKAAIREAMRLYPVVPMALPRNTPPTGLHVHGLSVPPNTTVGCSAAALHRKEDIFGAEPEVYNPERWICADMGVENAATTLRMMEKYSLNWGGGSRSCPGRNLAELVVFKVIATLFDRFEVEVAIPPDADKEAYFLFVLSGVKVKFSPRKE, encoded by the exons ATGGCTCAATTATCCCCGGAGTTACACAAGAAGTATGGTGACACCGTTCGTATCGGCCCCAATGAATTGTGGTTTAACACGACGGAAGCATTTGATAAGATCTACA GCACCGGTAAAGGCTTCGAGAAATCCGACTTCTACT TGGCAACGGCGTTGACCAGGCCGAGCATTGATTGGCGATTCAACGCAAATTTTGAGGATACTCTAGATCTCCTGTCCGAGAGAGAGATGAAGCGATATCGTTTGCAGAGACGCTTGATTGGTCGCGTATACAGCGTCGCAAATGTCGCGAAGTACGAAGACGCTATTGCGGCAACACTTGACAACGTGGTCAAGCGACTAACCGAGCTCGAGGGCCAAGAGCTTGATCTAAAAGAATGGATGCACATCATCACAGTCGAGTGTCTTGGAGCCGCCGTGCTATCATGGTCACCCGGTTTGCTTCGCGATGGTACGGATTGGGGGACACTATCACACAGCTTTCAAGGCTGGCGAAGAAAGTGCTTGTTTGGCGTGTTTCcaacgatgaagaagctggaacAGTTGTCACCAAACTTGGGCAAAGCATTTGCGTCCCTCTGGGGCGTAGCATACCGGACTCCAGCCAATTTCAAGTCCTTCTTCCCT GCCGTTCTCCGGAATGTAGTTCGTCGACTGACAGCCTCTTTGAGGCCAAATCCGCCCAAGGACAAAAGAGTGGACTTGTTAAACGACCTAGTCCAGCTTCATAAGGACAAACCCGAGTTCAGCCAGCTTTACCTTCGGAAAATGGCCGTGACCAACTTCGGAGCAGGCCACGAAACCATGGCATCGACCCTTACAGCATCCGTGGCAATGATTGCCTCTCACATGGATGTTCAAAAACAAATTGCCTTGGAACTACGCACAGCTGAAGGAAAAGGCGCATTCGTATATGCCACGAGTAACCGATTCCCATACACAAAAGCTGCGATTCGCGAAGCCATGCGCCTGTACCCCGTGGTGCCTATGGCGCTTCCCCGCAACACACCACCTACAGGGCTGCATGTTCATGGATTGAGTGTGCCTCCAAATACCACCGTTGGCTGTAGTGCCGCAGCGTTGCACCGCAAGGAGGATATATTTGGCGCCGAACCTGAAGTATATAATCCCGAACGATGGATCTGCGCCGATATGGGTGTGGAGAACGCAGCAACAACGCTCCGCATGATGGAAAAGTATAGCTTAAACTGGGGAGGCGGTTCTCGAAGCTGTCCTGGGCGAAACTTGGcggagctggtggtgttcaAGGTGATTGCCACCCTCTTTGACAGGTTTGAGGTGGAGGTGGCAATCCCCCCAGATGCAGACAAGGAGGCTTACTTTCTTTTCGTCCTGTCGGGAGTCAAAGTGAAATTTAGTCCCAGAAAGGAGTAA